GCCGATGCCGACCAGTCCGCGCGACAGCAGAAGGACGCCGTAGGAGCGCGCGAACGCGGAGCAGGCGGTCGCGAGACTCCAGAGCGCGGCGCCCAGCGCCAGGATCCGGCGGCGCGGGTAACGGTCGCCGAGATGACCGAACACCGGGGCCGTCGTCAGGTAGACCAGGAAGAAGAGGGTGCCGAAGAGGCCGTACTCGGCGTCGGTGATCGGGAAGTCCTTCCGGATCAGGGTCTGGACCGAGGCGATGATGTAGCGATCGAGGTAGTCCAGGAGGTTGAGGCAGGTGAGGAGGGCGAGGACGTACCTGGCGTAAGCGACGCGCTCGCCGTCGTGCGCTGCGAGGGGGGGGCCGCCCGACGTCATGGCCATCTCTCTCCCGGACCGTCGCGCGGAGGGAGGCTCCGCCGCAGCACGAATCTTAGCGGAGGATCCCGGCGGCGCGGCCTGAAATAGTGTCTGCGGTAAACTGCGGCGTGACGACCATGATCCGCGCCTGCGCGCCTGACGCGCCCGCATCGTTCGCGCCGCTGCCCCGCTCTTTCTACGCCCGGCCGGTCCACGAGGTCGCGCGCGATCTCCTCGGGACGATCGTCGTGCGGACGATCATGGATCGGCACGGCGCGCCGTCGCGGCTCGCGGGGCGCATCGTCGAGGTCGAGGCGTACGACGGCCCGCGCGACCTGGCGTGCCACGCCGCCAAGGGGCGGACGCCGCGCACGGAGGTGATGTTTGGCGAAGCGGGGCATGCGTACGTCTATCTCGTGTACGGCATGCACCGCTGCCTGAACGTCGTGACCGGGCCGGTCGGATATCCCGCGGCGGTGCTCATCCGGGCGCTCGAGCCGGTCGAAGGGGTCGACGCCATGGATCCCGGCCGCGCCGCCCCGCGCCTGCTGGCCGCCGGGCCGGGGCGTCTGACGCGCGCGCTGCGCATCGACCTGTCCCTGAATCGCGCGGACCTCTGCGGCTCCGGACCTCTCCACATCGAGCCGGGAGTCGAGATTCGGGACGCGGAGGTCGTGCGGGGACCGCGCATCGGCGTGGACTACGCGGGGAGGTGGGCCGGCAAGCCGTGGAGGCTGGGGGTGCGGGGGTCGGAGTCGCTGTCCGGTCCGTTCCCTAGCCGGAGCGCCGGCGGCGGAAGAACTCGCGCAGGAGCCCGGAGGCCGCCTCGGCGCGCACACCACCGCGCAGCTCGAAGCGGTGGTTGAGCCCGCGCCGCGCCCGCCTCAGCAGCGACGTCCCTCCCACTTTTGGGTCGCGGGCCCCGAACACCAGCCGCCCGACGCGCGCGTGCACCATCGCCCCGAGGCACATCAGGCAGGGCTCGAGCGTGACGTACAGCGTGGCGCCGGTGAGCCGGTAGTTGTGGGCGGCGCGGGCCGCGCGCCGGAGCGCGACGACCTCGGCGTGCGCCGTGGGGTCGTGCGCGCCGATGGTCCGGTTGGCGCCGCGGCCGACGATGCGGCCTCCGGAGACCACCACGGCCCCGACCGGCACCTCCCCCCTGCGTCCCGCGGCGCGCGCCAGGCGGATCGCCGCGTCCATCCACGTCTCGTCGCTCGATCGCACGCGCGGGAGTCTAGCAAAAAAGAACGGCGGCCCGACGGGCCGCCGTCCACTTCCCCCCGGAGTGGTTGCCGGGGGAGCCCAGGCGTCAGCCGGGCTAGTTCACCACGAGCGTGCCGTTCTTGCTCCAGCGCTTGAAGCTCACCGACTTGGAGCAGCGGAACTCGAAGGTCCCGGCCGTCGTCGGCGTCAGGACGACGACCGCCGGCTTCTCCGGGGAGACCTTGTCGCTGATCTCGAAGTCGGGGAACTTGATGGAGTAGGTGCTGTCCTTGCTCACGAACGTGATCTGCACCTTGTCTCCCCGCTGCACGCGCAGCGTGCTGGGAGCGATCTTGCCATCGTACGCCGTCACGTGGAACTTCTTCACCTGGCCAGGGGCGACGGCCTTGGCGGCGGCCGTCCCGCGGTTCTGATGCCCCTTCTGGTCGGGCTGCTCGGCGGTCGCGATGGCGGCGCCGAAGGCCAGGACGGTCAGGGTCAACAGCGTGCCTCTCAATATTCCGGATCGCATGCTTTCCTCCCACCACGAATTGAGGACAGGCGCCGTGTCCCGTCCGGTTGCGCGCGCTGCGCCGTACCCGATGAATTTCGTGCGCGGCCCCGGGTCCGTCAAGGGAGTTGCACAAATGAGATCCGGGCAAGAGCGCCTGCGGCAAAGGTTTGCGAGCGACACGAACCGACGCACCGTGTCGGATTTCAGGCGGAGGGTAGAAGGGGCCTTCAGCGGGCCAGGGTGAACTCGACCATCACCTGGATGTAGGCGGCAACCGGACCGCCGTTCATGAGAGCCGGCTGGTAGCGCCACTGCTTCACCGCGTCGATCGCGGCCAGGTCGAAGCCCCAGCGCTGGTCGGGGCTCTTGACGACTTCGATCTCGCCCACCGTGCCGTTCTTCTCGATGACGGCGAGGAGGATGACCGTCCCCTGCAGCCCCGCCCTGCGCGCCAGGTCGGGATACTTCGGCAGGGCGCGGCTGCCGGGAACGAGTGTCGGGGGGATCAGCCCCAGAGTACCCTGCACGTAGGGTCCGTCATGCCCGCCGCCGGGGCCAAACGGTCCCTCGTCGGGACAATCCAGACAGGAACCGCCCGGGCCACCGTTCGGCTTGTCTCCGTGGCCGTCGGGATCGCCCGGCACTCCAGCCGGTCCCGTCGAACCGTTCGTCGGTTCGTCGACTGCCGCCTTCTCCGGCTCGGGAGGGGGAAGCAGGCTTTCCGCCGGCCTGGGCGCGGCCTTCTTTGCGCTGGCCTTCGTCGCCGCACCGGGGCGCGCTTCGCTGCCGGCGCCGCCTGTCCCTTGACGAATGTTCCCGGCCGGAATCTTGTGGTGGCCGCCGGGAGGTTTGAAGACGACGCGCAGGTCGACGCTCGCCTTGGGCGGATCCATCACCTCCATGACCAGCAGCGGGGCGAGGAGGAGGGCCGTCAGGCCGAAGCCGTAGAACGCGACCGCCACGACCAGGCCTCGCCCCCTCGCGAAGAGGACGGCGCGGGAGCCGGGGCGGGACACGACGAGCGATGAGAACTCTGGCGCTGCGAGCATGAGTCACCTCGCACGGGAATGGAACGGGTCCCAGCTCCGGAAAACGCGGAGTTTGACTGGAAGGGAACTGTATCTGCCGTGTGCCAAGCGGGAAAAGCGGTGAGCCGGGAGCATGGGACCCCATTTCGAGTTCTTTTTGGGCCGATCCGCCCCCGGCCCCTCAGGCGGCCGGTGCAAGGAGGCCTCAGGGGGCGATTCAGTGATCGGGACCGGACCGGCCCTACTAACTAATGACGGAACTGTACTGTCTGATAACCCCGCCGTCCGCTCCAGGCGATCCGGCAGCGGTGCATCGGAGCAGCAGACGAAGGCGGAGTCCGGACCGCAGCGCGGTCCACATGGCGGACCGCGGCCGGGAAGGGGGGGGCGGCGGCCGACGGCCTCCCCCGACTTGATCTCCGATGATGGAGGCATAGATTTGATCCCGGTTCGGAGCGTCCGGAGGGAGATGATGAGCCGCAATCAAGCCGCAGTCCTGGGAGTCCTCGTCGGGCTGAGCGTTCTCCTGCCCGCCTGCTTCAGCAAACCGGCGAACCTGGCGGCGGACCCTGCCCGCCGCAAGGAAGTCATCGAAGCGCTCGCCGCCAATCCGGCCGCGCGCGCCGAGGTGATCGACCGCCTGGTCGGGCCGCCCGAATACCGGGCCGCCGTCATCGATCGGATCCTGAAGGACGAGTCGGCCGCCGGCGACCTGGTGGCGAAGATCATCCTGCAGGACCGTGGCAAGGCGATCGTGGCGAGCAAGATCGCCGCGGACCCCACCGCGAAGACGTTCATCCGGATGCTGATGCTGACCGGCGTGATGGGGGAGTCGCTGACCCAGCAGCAGGCCGACGCGCTCGGCATGGGCGAGCCGTTCGCCTACGGAAACCAGACC
The window above is part of the Candidatus Dormiibacterota bacterium genome. Proteins encoded here:
- a CDS encoding DNA-3-methyladenine glycosylase; its protein translation is MIRACAPDAPASFAPLPRSFYARPVHEVARDLLGTIVVRTIMDRHGAPSRLAGRIVEVEAYDGPRDLACHAAKGRTPRTEVMFGEAGHAYVYLVYGMHRCLNVVTGPVGYPAAVLIRALEPVEGVDAMDPGRAAPRLLAAGPGRLTRALRIDLSLNRADLCGSGPLHIEPGVEIRDAEVVRGPRIGVDYAGRWAGKPWRLGVRGSESLSGPFPSRSAGGGRTRAGARRPPRRAHHRAARSGG
- the tadA gene encoding tRNA adenosine(34) deaminase TadA, producing the protein MDAAIRLARAAGRRGEVPVGAVVVSGGRIVGRGANRTIGAHDPTAHAEVVALRRAARAAHNYRLTGATLYVTLEPCLMCLGAMVHARVGRLVFGARDPKVGGTSLLRRARRGLNHRFELRGGVRAEAASGLLREFFRRRRSG
- a CDS encoding cupredoxin domain-containing protein, which gives rise to MRSGILRGTLLTLTVLAFGAAIATAEQPDQKGHQNRGTAAAKAVAPGQVKKFHVTAYDGKIAPSTLRVQRGDKVQITFVSKDSTYSIKFPDFEISDKVSPEKPAVVVLTPTTAGTFEFRCSKSVSFKRWSKNGTLVVN
- a CDS encoding energy transducer TonB is translated as MLAAPEFSSLVVSRPGSRAVLFARGRGLVVAVAFYGFGLTALLLAPLLVMEVMDPPKASVDLRVVFKPPGGHHKIPAGNIRQGTGGAGSEARPGAATKASAKKAAPRPAESLLPPPEPEKAAVDEPTNGSTGPAGVPGDPDGHGDKPNGGPGGSCLDCPDEGPFGPGGGHDGPYVQGTLGLIPPTLVPGSRALPKYPDLARRAGLQGTVILLAVIEKNGTVGEIEVVKSPDQRWGFDLAAIDAVKQWRYQPALMNGGPVAAYIQVMVEFTLAR